One genomic window of Polyangium aurulentum includes the following:
- a CDS encoding nuclear transport factor 2 family protein → MHAAAIVRAVWEGMEARDWESVRRLLADDLLVTWPQTRERIRGGDAFLELNRTYPGDWHIAVEEVLCDGDRAAARVTIVSGGDTFYVSGFYRVHEGRIAEATETFAEPGTPPYDRSHLAERY, encoded by the coding sequence ATGCATGCAGCAGCCATCGTTCGCGCCGTCTGGGAGGGCATGGAGGCGAGGGACTGGGAGAGCGTACGGCGCCTCCTCGCCGACGATCTGCTCGTCACCTGGCCACAGACACGGGAGCGTATCCGCGGGGGCGACGCCTTCCTCGAGCTGAACCGTACCTATCCTGGTGACTGGCACATCGCCGTCGAGGAAGTGTTATGCGATGGCGACAGGGCGGCCGCACGGGTGACCATCGTCAGCGGCGGCGACACCTTCTACGTGAGCGGCTTCTATCGTGTGCACGAAGGCCGAATCGCGGAGGCCACCGAGACCTTCGCCGAGCCTGGGACCCCTCCCTACGACCGCAGCCATCTGGCGGAGCGGTATTGA
- a CDS encoding superoxide dismutase family protein → MRNDAKRWSYVAVLTAASACFLGACGGDGDTTTGAGASSSTSSTGNTGGGGQGGGQGGSGGQGGSGGQGGGGGGMSSDTMAEAAIAPKSGSQATGKAVFSMTQDGKVTLKIDVQNVTPPGKHGIHIHEHGDCAHELGDSAGGHWNPYNKQHGAFGTGDFHLGDIGNIEVKEDGTGTLTLTTELWKVSDKSTDDVVGRAIILHAGEDNLTPNPNPGSRIGCGVIVAK, encoded by the coding sequence ATGCGAAACGACGCAAAACGATGGTCTTACGTTGCCGTTCTAACAGCCGCTTCCGCTTGCTTCCTTGGGGCGTGCGGCGGCGATGGCGACACCACGACGGGGGCGGGCGCCAGCAGCAGCACGAGCAGCACCGGCAACACCGGCGGCGGCGGTCAGGGCGGCGGTCAGGGCGGCAGCGGCGGTCAGGGCGGCAGCGGCGGCCAGGGCGGCGGCGGTGGCGGCATGTCGTCCGATACGATGGCGGAAGCGGCGATTGCGCCCAAGAGCGGTAGCCAGGCGACAGGGAAAGCCGTCTTCAGCATGACGCAGGACGGCAAGGTCACCCTGAAGATCGACGTGCAGAATGTCACGCCCCCGGGCAAGCATGGCATTCATATCCACGAGCACGGCGACTGCGCCCACGAGCTGGGCGACTCGGCGGGAGGCCACTGGAACCCCTACAACAAGCAGCACGGCGCGTTTGGCACGGGTGATTTCCACCTCGGCGACATCGGCAACATCGAGGTCAAGGAGGACGGCACCGGCACGCTCACGCTCACGACCGAGCTCTGGAAGGTCAGCGACAAGAGCACGGACGATGTGGTCGGCCGCGCCATCATCCTCCACGCAGGCGAGGACAACCTCACGCCCAACCCGAACCCCGGCAGCCGGATTGGCTGCGGCGTGATTGTCGCGAAATGA
- a CDS encoding DUF1349 domain-containing protein → MSTLADLFKRPSGCPIPRWFCEPGRWATDEGGLVLRIETDAGTDFWQRTHYGFRVDNGHLLFTEIRGDFTLAAHVRFQPVHQYDQAGLMVRLSESCWLKTSVEFEGEEPARLGAVVTNAGFSDWSTQDFPREAREIWLRIHRTSGDYIVEASHDGRSFSQIRMAHLAEDDGARPILVGPYACSPKGSGYVAEISDIELSDRKR, encoded by the coding sequence ATGTCCACGCTCGCGGATTTGTTCAAGAGGCCCTCCGGCTGCCCTATCCCTCGGTGGTTCTGCGAGCCGGGGCGATGGGCGACGGACGAAGGGGGCCTCGTCCTCCGGATCGAGACCGACGCCGGCACCGATTTCTGGCAGAGGACCCATTACGGCTTCCGGGTGGACAATGGGCACCTCCTCTTCACCGAGATCCGGGGCGATTTCACGCTCGCGGCGCATGTCCGGTTCCAGCCGGTGCACCAGTACGACCAGGCGGGGCTCATGGTCCGCCTGTCCGAGAGCTGCTGGCTCAAGACGTCGGTCGAGTTCGAGGGGGAGGAGCCGGCGAGGCTCGGGGCGGTGGTGACGAATGCCGGTTTTTCGGACTGGTCCACGCAGGACTTCCCGCGGGAGGCGCGGGAGATCTGGCTCCGCATCCATCGGACCAGCGGAGATTACATCGTCGAGGCGTCGCACGACGGCCGGAGCTTTTCGCAGATTCGAATGGCGCACCTCGCCGAGGACGACGGCGCTCGCCCCATCCTGGTCGGACCTTACGCGTGCTCGCCCAAAGGGAGCGGGTACGTCGCCGAGATCTCCGATATCGAGCTATCGGATCGGAAGCGCTGA
- a CDS encoding cyclase family protein, with the protein MLLVKDLSLPLAATTPVFPGDPVPELRPLARIRDGAPLDVSSLHLHAHVGTHLDAPSHFLLGAPDLSAFPPDTFVGPAFVLDLSGLAQDRIEASDLGDLSRIPRRSRLLIRTRNSARWRDPSPATDLAFLDPQAIGMLVARRPILVGFDAYSLDPLDSTTFPAHTQLAEAGLPALVALDLDGVAAGAYTLVCPPLPVALEASPVRALLFTP; encoded by the coding sequence ATGCTCCTCGTCAAGGACCTCTCGCTCCCCCTCGCCGCGACCACCCCCGTCTTCCCAGGCGACCCTGTCCCGGAGCTGCGTCCACTCGCGCGCATTCGCGACGGCGCCCCGCTCGATGTCTCCAGCCTCCACCTTCACGCTCACGTCGGGACCCACCTGGACGCGCCCTCCCATTTCCTCCTCGGCGCCCCGGACCTCTCCGCATTTCCGCCCGATACCTTCGTCGGCCCTGCCTTCGTCCTCGATCTCTCAGGTCTCGCGCAAGACCGCATCGAGGCCTCCGACCTCGGCGACCTCTCCCGCATACCGCGCAGAAGTCGCCTCCTGATCCGCACGCGCAACAGCGCCCGCTGGCGCGATCCTTCTCCCGCCACGGACCTCGCATTCCTGGATCCGCAGGCCATTGGCATGCTGGTCGCGCGTCGCCCGATCCTCGTCGGATTCGACGCCTACAGCCTCGACCCCCTCGACTCGACGACCTTCCCCGCGCACACCCAGCTTGCGGAAGCAGGGCTGCCCGCGCTCGTCGCGCTCGATCTCGATGGCGTCGCGGCGGGGGCCTACACGCTGGTTTGCCCGCCCTTGCCCGTCGCGCTCGAGGCGAGCCCGGTGCGCGCGCTTCTATTCACGCCTTGA
- a CDS encoding VOC family protein has protein sequence MELDHVVLEVKDPAGSAAFYEAVLRFAPVRLDEFQNGKASFVSVRLSRGVVLDLFPPRMWRGPEARNPNHLCFTFSRKSFRALEGRLSARGIPITKTADHNFGARGFGHAIYFDDPDGISLEARYYPS, from the coding sequence GTGGAGTTGGATCACGTCGTGCTGGAGGTGAAGGATCCGGCTGGCTCAGCGGCCTTCTACGAGGCCGTGCTGCGCTTCGCGCCGGTACGGCTCGACGAATTCCAGAACGGGAAGGCGTCCTTTGTCTCGGTGCGATTGTCGCGAGGCGTGGTGCTGGACCTGTTCCCGCCGCGCATGTGGCGCGGTCCCGAGGCGCGCAATCCCAATCACCTGTGCTTCACGTTCTCGCGGAAGTCTTTCCGCGCGCTCGAGGGGCGCCTCTCTGCGCGAGGCATCCCGATCACGAAGACCGCCGACCACAACTTCGGAGCGCGCGGCTTCGGACATGCCATCTACTTCGACGATCCGGACGGGATCAGCCTCGAAGCGCGCTATTATCCTTCGTAG
- a CDS encoding glycosyl hydrolase family 28-related protein: MMKNVKTDFDAKGDGKSDDTAAINAAIASGGVIFFPSGTYLVSDRIEWKDAGGTWRNYRSIQGQSKLSTIIKLKDNLPAYGDGTKPRAVVYTASQPTGDAAFDPETGAGNAAFTNSIYDVTIDTGVGNPGAIGIDYLANNFGAMRDVEVRSGDGAGVAGISMKRGYPGPCLLSGVTVHGFDYGIDIAQSVNSVTLEHIALDSQHQAGLRNSHNIVEIRDLQSVNAVPAVRNVSWIGSISIIDATLSGGSVEVSAIDNVEGVLFARNIASSGYASAVSNDGAMVPGAMVEELVSDPIMSQFPSPQKSLRLHVEETPVFHDDDLSHWVDVKAHGAIPGDGKDDTAGIQKAIDEADKNGLTTVYITGGDYHVRDTIRVHGSVRRIIGAHTFIRLTSDHTFTDAASPKPMWRFEDLTGDTVTMERFRLYDTSGLLPGLTAIEIATPRTVVLRDMATDMGCIASITNTPDAGKLFLENVVGGLELAHPQKVWARQWNFETTATESTNVGGMWWILGYKTEKAKTLKTSAGGWTELLGGMLYANKPIAADVAAFVNDESSVSLTYAEASDAADRFFTQHVRETRGGEMKTMVHEDLMGRGHGRFMPLYVGYEKSPPVEEPGGGGGSSASSGSGGAPADSTDDGGCACTAAGDEGELLPTYALTVIGGALAGWRRRRARSTRQRA; the protein is encoded by the coding sequence ATGATGAAGAATGTCAAGACGGACTTCGACGCCAAGGGAGACGGGAAGTCGGACGACACGGCAGCGATCAACGCCGCCATTGCGAGCGGTGGCGTCATCTTCTTTCCGAGCGGCACGTACCTCGTCAGCGATCGCATCGAATGGAAAGACGCCGGGGGCACCTGGCGCAATTACCGGAGCATCCAGGGGCAAAGCAAGCTCTCCACCATCATCAAGCTGAAGGACAATCTCCCGGCCTACGGCGACGGCACGAAGCCGAGAGCGGTCGTCTACACCGCGTCCCAGCCCACGGGTGACGCCGCCTTCGATCCCGAGACGGGCGCCGGAAATGCGGCCTTCACGAACTCGATCTACGACGTGACGATCGACACCGGCGTGGGCAATCCGGGGGCCATCGGAATCGATTACCTGGCCAACAACTTCGGCGCCATGCGGGACGTGGAGGTGCGCTCCGGCGATGGCGCGGGTGTGGCCGGCATCTCGATGAAGCGCGGGTATCCGGGCCCCTGCCTCCTCTCCGGCGTCACCGTCCACGGCTTCGACTACGGCATCGACATCGCGCAATCCGTGAACAGCGTGACGCTCGAGCACATCGCGCTCGACAGCCAGCACCAGGCAGGGCTGCGGAACAGCCACAACATCGTCGAGATTCGTGACCTCCAGAGCGTCAATGCCGTTCCCGCCGTCCGCAACGTGTCGTGGATCGGATCGATCTCGATCATCGACGCGACGCTCAGCGGCGGCTCTGTGGAGGTCAGCGCCATCGACAATGTCGAAGGGGTCCTCTTCGCGCGCAACATCGCGTCGTCTGGTTATGCCTCGGCGGTGAGCAATGATGGCGCCATGGTGCCCGGCGCCATGGTCGAGGAGCTCGTCTCCGATCCCATCATGAGCCAGTTCCCGAGTCCGCAGAAATCGCTGCGCCTGCACGTCGAGGAGACGCCGGTGTTCCACGACGACGACCTGTCCCACTGGGTCGACGTGAAGGCTCATGGCGCCATCCCGGGTGACGGGAAAGACGATACCGCTGGAATCCAGAAGGCGATCGACGAGGCGGACAAGAATGGCTTGACGACCGTCTACATCACGGGCGGCGACTACCACGTGAGGGATACGATCCGCGTCCACGGGAGCGTCCGGCGCATCATCGGCGCTCATACGTTCATCAGGCTGACGAGCGACCACACATTCACGGATGCGGCGAGCCCCAAGCCCATGTGGCGCTTCGAGGACCTGACCGGCGACACGGTGACCATGGAGCGCTTCCGCCTGTACGACACCTCGGGGCTGCTGCCCGGTCTCACCGCGATCGAAATCGCGACACCCAGGACCGTCGTCCTCCGCGACATGGCCACGGATATGGGGTGCATCGCGAGCATCACGAACACGCCGGACGCCGGGAAGCTCTTTCTCGAGAACGTGGTGGGCGGCCTCGAGCTCGCGCACCCGCAGAAGGTCTGGGCCCGGCAATGGAACTTCGAGACCACCGCGACGGAATCCACCAATGTCGGCGGCATGTGGTGGATCCTGGGGTACAAGACCGAGAAGGCGAAGACGTTGAAGACGTCCGCCGGCGGCTGGACCGAGCTCCTCGGCGGGATGCTTTATGCGAACAAGCCCATCGCCGCGGACGTGGCCGCTTTCGTCAATGACGAGAGCAGCGTCTCGCTGACGTACGCGGAGGCCTCCGACGCTGCGGACAGGTTCTTCACGCAGCACGTGCGCGAGACACGCGGGGGCGAGATGAAGACGATGGTCCATGAAGACCTCATGGGCCGAGGCCACGGCAGATTCATGCCCCTTTATGTCGGCTATGAGAAGAGCCCTCCGGTCGAGGAGCCCGGCGGAGGCGGCGGCTCGAGCGCGAGCAGCGGCAGCGGCGGCGCTCCCGCGGATTCGACCGACGACGGCGGCTGCGCCTGCACGGCGGCCGGCGACGAGGGCGAGCTGCTACCGACCTACGCGCTCACGGTCATCGGCGGCGCGCTCGCGGGATGGAGGCGCCGGCGCGCGCGGTCGACGCGGCAACGCGCCTGA
- a CDS encoding TetR/AcrR family transcriptional regulator codes for MSETPSRRLSKAERREQLLETALAIVREEGTDALTLGRVAERAGVTKPIAYEHFKTRSGLLIAMCEHIDVRQRALMFAALERAPARLADIARIASSAYMHCYTSVGPEWYAITAALKGDEEMEAYRQRVLDEYAAIYRDAFAAYAKLPKRELHLRCVGIIGAAESIASEMLRGRTSEAAAAEALASLIVAWLSPAA; via the coding sequence ATGAGCGAGACACCGAGCAGGCGGCTTTCCAAGGCCGAGCGGCGTGAGCAACTCCTCGAGACGGCGCTCGCGATCGTCCGGGAGGAGGGGACCGATGCCTTGACGCTCGGGCGCGTGGCGGAGCGGGCCGGCGTCACGAAGCCGATCGCCTACGAGCATTTCAAGACCCGTTCGGGGCTCCTCATTGCGATGTGCGAGCACATCGACGTGCGGCAGCGGGCGCTCATGTTCGCAGCGCTGGAGCGCGCGCCGGCGCGACTCGCGGACATCGCGCGCATCGCGAGCAGCGCGTACATGCATTGCTACACCTCGGTCGGCCCCGAGTGGTACGCGATCACGGCGGCGCTGAAGGGCGACGAGGAGATGGAGGCATACCGGCAGCGCGTGCTCGACGAGTACGCCGCGATCTATCGGGACGCCTTTGCCGCATACGCGAAGCTGCCCAAGCGCGAGCTCCACCTGCGCTGCGTCGGAATCATCGGCGCCGCCGAGTCGATCGCGAGCGAGATGCTTCGCGGGAGGACGAGCGAGGCCGCCGCCGCGGAGGCGCTCGCGTCCCTCATCGTCGCGTGGCTCTCGCCAGCGGCGTGA
- a CDS encoding saccharopine dehydrogenase NADP-binding domain-containing protein, which translates to MKGTRQSVLIVGGSGVVGSLAAKTLRKLHPDLPITIGGRDRTKAAAVAEQLGRAQAAHVDLERADLGQPADETYSAIVMFVKDDRMNALGYAQRTGAAYVDISTAAFEIAPEVALYAQRPKSAPVLLTSHWLAGSATLPALHFAKSYASLESVAIGAVLDEKDMGGPAAYADYERQTKAGQSALILKDGKWIWVGGEDSSRSFVTVDGTELKGQAYPMLDTMSIAAATEARSVRFDIVLGETATRRRGEPFSTEIVIELEGTRKDGSRGRSRHELVHPEGQAPMTAVGVAVAVERLLGLAAGERVAPGLYHPDVLIEPAHMIERLVSFGTRIRSV; encoded by the coding sequence ATGAAGGGCACGAGGCAGTCTGTTCTCATCGTCGGAGGGTCCGGCGTTGTCGGCTCTCTGGCAGCAAAGACGTTGCGCAAGCTGCATCCGGACCTGCCGATCACCATCGGCGGAAGAGACCGCACGAAGGCCGCGGCGGTCGCGGAGCAGCTCGGCCGCGCCCAGGCTGCCCACGTCGACCTCGAGCGGGCCGATCTGGGGCAGCCGGCGGACGAGACCTACAGCGCGATCGTAATGTTCGTGAAGGACGACCGGATGAACGCGCTCGGTTACGCGCAGCGAACGGGCGCCGCCTACGTCGACATCTCGACCGCGGCGTTCGAGATCGCGCCCGAGGTGGCGCTCTACGCGCAGCGCCCGAAGAGCGCGCCCGTCCTCCTGACGAGCCATTGGCTCGCCGGATCGGCCACATTGCCGGCCCTCCACTTCGCGAAGAGCTACGCGAGCCTCGAGAGCGTCGCGATCGGCGCCGTCCTCGACGAGAAGGACATGGGCGGCCCCGCCGCGTACGCCGATTACGAGCGCCAGACGAAGGCCGGGCAGAGCGCGCTCATCCTGAAAGACGGCAAGTGGATCTGGGTGGGCGGAGAGGACAGCTCGCGTTCCTTCGTGACCGTCGACGGAACCGAGCTGAAGGGACAAGCCTACCCGATGCTCGACACCATGAGCATCGCCGCGGCGACCGAAGCGCGCTCGGTCCGATTCGACATCGTGCTCGGAGAGACGGCCACCCGGCGGCGCGGTGAGCCGTTCTCGACCGAGATCGTGATCGAGCTCGAGGGAACGAGGAAGGACGGCTCACGCGGGCGCTCGCGGCACGAGCTCGTTCATCCGGAGGGCCAGGCGCCAATGACCGCAGTCGGCGTCGCCGTCGCCGTCGAGCGGCTGCTCGGGCTCGCCGCCGGAGAGCGCGTCGCCCCCGGCCTTTACCATCCAGACGTGCTGATCGAGCCCGCGCACATGATCGAGCGCCTCGTTTCCTTCGGCACGCGAATTCGCAGCGTGTGA
- a CDS encoding prolyl oligopeptidase family serine peptidase, with translation MKKTLNGALEFPITRGDPDSGFTLHGRRFDDPYAWLERLDDAEIQAWIAAQEAVTHAVLRAVPGRDWLRAAVARSARHARLSPPISTGPHGRELLWQADASDDKLKLMLRRAEGAPLETVIDPNTWASDEALVFAVPSPDGARVAFGKAVGGTHGARIHVLDVDTGRLLPDRPRGTSHTSLAWRPDGSGFFYAACPEPGEVPAGDEAHWNAIYEHRLGSSAPARRIFGDDHEKEYWCSVKISECGRFAVLYKWDYVHANVVHLLRLGDDAFVPVAPVMRSLNQVQVIGDALLIHTDLDAPRGRACIASLTAPTEWRTLIPESSDTLQTISGVGGRLYAVYSHAASHRVRIHAEDGAHLRDLALPALGSVNRNEGEGVISGVSGTWNGDEVWVSFESYVQPRSIYRYDYAADHLSPYHVPDVGLDPSAYVTDQAWYESLDGTRVSMFIIHRKDLPRDGRRPVRLSGYGGFNISVEPRFSAVTAAWLKMGGVLAFANVRGGGEYGRAWHEAACKTRRQNAFDDFIAAARWLVSAGYTTPSKLASRGNSNGGLLVAVTAMQAPEAFGAVYCRAPTLDMLRFPKFGHMSSATVEYGSPDDPVEGAYLCGYSPYHNVRADRCYPVMTFVSALNDRIAPPYDPLKMVARLQVEATQGGPYLLLPLRASGHGGGTTLTALVEQDVDELSFYCWALGVAPPSPGDASAE, from the coding sequence ATGAAGAAGACGCTGAACGGGGCGTTGGAATTTCCCATCACGCGAGGCGATCCGGATAGCGGTTTCACGCTGCACGGCAGGCGCTTCGACGATCCCTACGCCTGGCTCGAGCGGCTCGACGACGCCGAGATCCAGGCGTGGATCGCGGCGCAGGAGGCCGTCACGCACGCCGTGCTGCGCGCGGTGCCGGGACGCGACTGGCTGCGGGCAGCGGTCGCTCGTTCAGCGCGACATGCGCGGCTGTCGCCGCCGATTTCCACCGGGCCGCACGGACGCGAGCTGCTCTGGCAGGCGGACGCGAGTGACGATAAGCTCAAGCTCATGCTGCGGCGCGCCGAGGGGGCGCCGCTCGAGACGGTGATCGACCCGAATACGTGGGCGAGCGACGAGGCGCTGGTATTCGCCGTGCCGTCGCCCGACGGCGCGCGGGTCGCGTTCGGGAAGGCCGTTGGTGGCACCCATGGCGCAAGGATCCACGTGCTCGATGTCGATACGGGGCGTCTGCTTCCCGACCGGCCTCGCGGCACGAGCCACACGTCGCTGGCCTGGCGGCCGGACGGCTCAGGATTTTTCTATGCAGCGTGCCCCGAGCCGGGCGAGGTGCCGGCGGGCGACGAGGCGCACTGGAATGCCATTTACGAGCACCGGCTCGGGTCGAGCGCGCCGGCCCGGCGGATCTTCGGAGACGACCACGAGAAAGAGTACTGGTGCTCCGTCAAGATCAGCGAGTGCGGCCGCTTCGCCGTGCTTTACAAGTGGGACTACGTGCATGCCAACGTCGTCCATCTGCTGCGCCTCGGCGACGACGCATTCGTGCCCGTGGCTCCCGTCATGCGGTCGCTCAACCAGGTGCAGGTGATCGGTGACGCGCTGCTCATCCATACCGACCTCGACGCGCCGCGCGGCCGTGCTTGTATCGCGTCGCTCACGGCACCGACGGAGTGGCGGACGCTCATCCCCGAGAGCTCGGACACGCTGCAGACGATCTCCGGCGTCGGCGGCCGGCTCTACGCCGTCTACTCGCATGCGGCATCGCATCGCGTGCGCATCCACGCCGAAGATGGCGCTCACCTCCGCGACCTGGCGCTGCCGGCGCTCGGCTCGGTCAATCGCAACGAGGGGGAAGGCGTCATCAGCGGCGTCAGCGGCACCTGGAATGGCGACGAGGTCTGGGTGAGCTTCGAGTCGTACGTGCAGCCACGGTCGATTTATCGGTATGACTACGCGGCGGACCACCTGTCGCCGTACCACGTACCCGACGTCGGGCTCGACCCTTCCGCGTATGTGACGGACCAGGCTTGGTACGAGTCGCTCGACGGCACCCGAGTGTCGATGTTCATCATTCACCGGAAAGACTTGCCTCGCGACGGGCGCCGGCCCGTGCGCCTGAGCGGCTACGGTGGCTTCAACATCTCGGTGGAGCCGCGTTTTTCGGCGGTCACCGCTGCCTGGCTGAAGATGGGCGGCGTGCTCGCCTTCGCCAACGTGCGCGGCGGCGGTGAATACGGACGCGCCTGGCACGAGGCGGCATGCAAGACGCGGCGGCAAAATGCTTTTGACGACTTCATCGCCGCGGCGCGCTGGCTCGTCTCGGCGGGCTACACGACGCCTTCCAAGCTCGCCTCGCGCGGCAACAGCAACGGCGGCCTGCTCGTCGCCGTCACCGCCATGCAAGCCCCCGAGGCCTTCGGCGCCGTTTACTGCCGCGCGCCCACCCTCGACATGCTGCGATTTCCCAAATTCGGTCATATGAGCTCAGCGACGGTCGAGTACGGCTCGCCTGACGATCCCGTAGAGGGCGCTTATCTCTGCGGATATTCGCCCTACCACAATGTTCGAGCCGATCGCTGCTATCCCGTGATGACGTTCGTGTCGGCGTTGAACGACCGGATCGCGCCGCCGTACGATCCTCTCAAGATGGTTGCCAGGCTCCAGGTCGAAGCCACGCAGGGCGGTCCCTATCTCCTGCTGCCGCTCCGGGCCTCGGGACACGGAGGCGGCACCACGCTGACGGCGCTCGTCGAACAGGACGTCGACGAGCTGAGCTTTTATTGCTGGGCGCTCGGTGTCGCGCCACCCTCGCCGGGTGACGCGTCCGCGGAATGA
- a CDS encoding DUF7453 family protein — translation MTSGDTAPGGGTVYYSFHADQLTQDGDVIFSTWLENLGAGFYRTNDGALELLGRAGDEAPGDVKYGVCMSWYSGSMNEAGDSTFGFFIDGIPTEGRPSGGNTGTFRVDSDGVKTALLLPDTTLAPNGKPFHGTTLRTSINNKGDVVFHGIIETDEGIHMPSEEYHGLGMGVFMADSDNTIKSLVSPGDPAPGGGTFDFAENAFMNERGDVAFGAHVAGEECRLLGHSQAQRIFCGESVYLRKKDGTITSIAHQDDAAPGGGTYRLAFGPVLNNRGDILFIGDLTPAPDLFTSLGVFLHRRGKTVAVARPGDAMPGGGNLVSASGYISGYDLSDNGQVVFFAQLDTDEDGDTKPDTGIYAWRNEVVHLIARTGTQIPNLGTVQKVANGSGYGITNNNSGQVAIPVHLTDGKKALVIATPQY, via the coding sequence ATGACGTCCGGTGACACGGCGCCTGGGGGCGGCACTGTCTATTACTCGTTCCACGCGGATCAGCTCACCCAGGACGGCGACGTCATCTTCTCGACGTGGCTCGAGAACCTTGGCGCTGGCTTCTACCGCACGAATGACGGAGCGCTCGAGCTGCTCGGCCGTGCGGGGGACGAGGCCCCGGGGGACGTCAAATACGGCGTGTGCATGAGCTGGTACAGCGGCTCGATGAACGAGGCGGGCGACTCGACGTTCGGGTTCTTCATCGACGGCATCCCCACCGAAGGCCGTCCTTCGGGCGGGAATACGGGAACATTCCGCGTCGACAGCGATGGCGTGAAGACGGCCCTCCTCTTGCCGGACACCACGCTGGCGCCCAACGGCAAACCCTTCCACGGGACCACGCTGCGCACCAGCATCAACAACAAGGGCGATGTCGTGTTCCACGGGATCATCGAGACCGACGAAGGGATTCATATGCCGTCCGAGGAGTATCACGGCCTCGGGATGGGCGTCTTCATGGCCGACAGCGACAACACGATCAAAAGCCTCGTCTCCCCCGGCGACCCGGCGCCCGGCGGGGGGACCTTCGATTTCGCCGAGAATGCCTTCATGAACGAGCGCGGCGACGTGGCCTTCGGTGCGCACGTGGCAGGCGAGGAGTGTCGCCTCCTCGGGCATTCCCAGGCGCAGCGAATCTTCTGCGGCGAGAGCGTATATCTGCGCAAGAAAGACGGCACCATCACCTCGATTGCGCACCAGGACGACGCAGCGCCCGGCGGTGGTACGTACCGCCTCGCCTTCGGCCCCGTGCTGAACAACCGGGGCGACATTCTCTTTATCGGAGACCTGACGCCGGCCCCGGATCTCTTCACTTCGCTCGGGGTCTTCCTGCACAGGCGTGGGAAGACGGTGGCGGTTGCGCGCCCGGGCGACGCGATGCCCGGGGGCGGAAACCTCGTGTCCGCGAGCGGCTACATCAGCGGCTATGACCTGAGCGACAACGGTCAGGTGGTGTTCTTCGCGCAACTGGACACCGACGAGGACGGCGACACCAAGCCCGATACCGGAATCTATGCCTGGAGGAACGAGGTCGTGCATCTCATCGCCCGCACGGGAACCCAGATCCCCAACCTGGGCACGGTCCAGAAGGTGGCAAACGGCTCGGGGTACGGCATCACGAACAACAATAGCGGCCAGGTGGCCATCCCGGTCCACCTCACCGACGGAAAGAAGGCCCTCGTCATCGCCACGCCGCAGTACTAG